ATAGAGCTCGTCGAGAGGGGCGTGCTGGATTTTTTGAACCTGGTTCTCGATGATAACAGCAAGGAGAGCATCTCTCTGGCCGAAAGCGAGATCCACCAGGCCAGGGTAGATTCTCTGGGAATCGGTTCCAAGGTTTCCATACACGCCGGTGCCGACGAGGCGACTCTCAGTCTTCTTTCGAGAGTTTTATCGGAGTCGCTGGGCATCGTTCCGGCTTTTGAAGTGCGTTACTCCTCTCCAGAATACAAAGAGCTGGTTCCGCCTTACGAAGGCTCTCCCCTGCACCGGGGCATATACAACCATATAGAAGCGGCCGGGGGTAGAGTGGTGGAGGGCGAGGTTGACATTGTACTTCTGGCAAACAACCCCGAAGAGGGTCTCGACAGTCCTCAGCAGCCGTCCGTTCCGGCCAATACGGTTCCCTACGAGAGGTTTTTTTCCGATCTTAAGGCCGCTGGCAGAAAGATAAAGGGTATAGCCGACGTGAAATACACCAACGGCGCGGACAACTATCTGGTAAAGGAACTTCTGAATAGCGGGCTGGACTGGCTGGAAACGAACTACTCGGCCTGGAACACGGCCGGGAACACGCTCGGCACCGTGTGCGCACACTCGATAGTGCAGTTTCTCGGCCAGAAGGGGTTGCTCAACCTCGACCGGTCGAAGATCAAGGAACTCCAGGCGATCTTCTTCATCGAGCACTGGGCCTTTCAGTCCAACGTGAGACAAAGGCTGCTGGTCGAAGCCGAAAAGAAGGGTGTTCGGCCGTGGACGGTTATCCCTGTTGAATCGTGGGCCGAGGAATTCGTCAGGAAGGAACTGGAGGCTTTTGCTCCACCCGTTCGGAGGGCGCTGGAAATGGACTTCGAGATCGAAAGGTTATTCTTTCCCTGGCACAGGTCCTTCGAACTGGGCCTATATGTGGTGGCAAAGCGTTGAACTCTGAGGTGATAGTATTGGGTATGGATCTTGGAAAAATCGAAAAGAAGATAATAGTCTCCTGCCAGGCTTTAGAGGACGAACCTCTCCACGGACGCGGGATCATGGTTTTGATGGCGAAGGCCGCCATCATGGGAGGGGCAAGCGCCATAAGGGCCAATGGCACGCAGGACATTGAAGATATAAAAGCCGCCTTCGATATACCTCTTATCGGACTTAACAAGAGAAATATAGAGGGTTACCGTGTCTATATAACTCCCACTTCCGAGGATGCCCTCGCGGTTTTGGCGGCCGGTGCCGATGTGGTAGCCATCGACTGCACCTTGAGGAAGAGGCCCGAGCCTCTAGACTCGATTTTTTTCAACATCAGGAGAGAATTCCCCGACAGACTGATAATGGCCGACATCTCCGACTTGAAGGACGCGAAGGCCGTGCTGGATCTGAGACCGGATTTTCTCGCTACTACGCTTTCTGGATACACCGATGACAGCAGCGACAAACCTAAGCCCGACATAGAGCTGGTAAAAGTGCTGTCCAGAGAGTTCGATATTCCCGTGGTGGCCGAGGGCAATTACTGGGAACCGGAGCAAGTTGTCAGAGCCTTCGAAGCCGGGGCCTTCTCGGTTACCGTGGGGAGCGTCATAACCAGGCCCCAGCTGATAACCAGGAGATTCACAAGCTACCTCGAAGAGTGGAAGAAGAACCGGTTCATGTCCCGGGCGGGAGGTCGCTAGTGTTGATCGGTTTGAAGAAGGACGTGGTGATAGTCGGCGCCGGTATTTCCGGCGTGCACGCGGCGATAGCGGCCGGGAGGGCTGGTCTCGACGTTCTTCTAGTCGAGCGCGAGGGCTCTGTCGGAGGCATATCCACCCTCGGCCTCTGCAACCCTTTCATGAGGTTCTGGCTGGACTCGGGGAGCCTTGTGGGAGGAATCTTCGAGGAGATACTGAAGGATCTTGCAAGGCGCGGAGGGCTGCTCGCAAACTCCTTCGATTCGGAGATAATGAAGATAATCTATTTCGAAAAACTTAAAAGCGCCGGTGTCTCTCTGGTTCTACATTCTATTCCAATCGGAGTCGAAAGCTGCGACCGGCAGATACAATCCGTCAGGTTTTTTTCGTCTCAGGGGAGCGCTTTCGAGGTGGAGGCCAGATACTTCGTGGATGCGACCGGGGACGCGACGCTCTCATACATGGCCGGAGCCGAGGTTTTCCAGGGTGACGAGAACGGCGCGAACCAGGCCATGACTTTGATGTTCACGGTATCGGGGATAGATTACGCTCGAGTACGGGAAGATATAAGAAGTAATAGGGAAAACTTCTTCGCCTGGGTGAACCCGGACTTCGAAATCTTGTCTGTGGCAGGCTATTTCGAAGAGATAGAGAGAGCCAGGAAGGGCGGGTACGACCGGTTGCACAATTACTTCTTCTTCATAGAACTTCCCGGGAGTGGAAGAGCCACTGTCAATACCACCCATTCCTTCGATAAAAGCGCGGTCGATCCCTTCGAACTGTCCGAGGCCGTCACCGACTGCATGGCCCAGACGGACCAGCTGATGACCTTTGCCAGGGAGTACGTCAGAGGCTTTGAAAAAGCGGAAATAGAGAAAATAGCCACGCTGATGGGCGTGAGGGAAAGCAGAAGGTCGAGAGGGCTGTACGTTTTCAGCGGCGAGGATGTGAAGGCCCACAGGAAGTTCCCCGACGGGGTTGTAAGGGCCACTTACGGCATAGACGTCCACAACAGGTCAACGCAGCAGGTTAGCGAGGAAGAGAGAAAGGCTATCCCCCTTTACGACGATTACTACGAAATACCACTGAGATCTCTTATAAGCGCCGATCTGGACAATCTCGCAATCATCGGACGTTGTTTTTCGAGCGACTTTTCTGGCCAGAGCGCCGCGAGAGTCATGCCGACCGTTGCCGGCATGGGCCAGGCGATCGGCCAGGTGTTGCATCGGGCGATCTCCCGTGGAGAAAACCTTTCTGAAATCGCCATCGACGGACGCTGACCAGTTCTTACAGAGATTGGGATCTGGAAAAAACGGCCTGGCTGAACTTCTCCAGTTCGTCAGGAGAGATCAGGTAATATATGTCTTCGGATTTAAAAACGAAGACCTTCGACCGGGCTGTCATAAGAAAAGCCTTAGAACCGTTTCTCAGCTTGAACCAGCCAACCTTGTAACTGCCGGTAGATGCGCCGTTCGTCTTCAGAGTCGGTTCGAAGTCGCGACTTTCCTGCCAGTCGATGATTCCGGCTATTTCGGCAGAATTGAGAGCGATAGTTTTGTTTCCGAAAGGTAAGGCGTTCAGGATGACTCCGTTGTCGTCAACTCTGATATTGTTGCTCAAGGGAAATATTATGAAGAGAAAGATGAAGACAACCAGCAGTACACCGGTCAATGTGGTGGAGAAGATTCTCTGCCATCCCCTGGTCTTGAAATAGCCTATGAGGCATATTATGCCTATGAATGAAACTATACCTATGTTCAACAACAGAACCGTTGTGGGTAAAGAAAAGCCGAAAGCTTCAGTCATTTCCTTCTCCTTGAAAAAAGAATCTCTATATATTATGCCACAGACGGCGGATCCATAAGGAAAATGATGTATGATCTTACAAACGGGGCTTTAGACCGTCTGCGGACAGGCACGGAACGACTTCTGGAGATTTCTCAAGAGAGGTGTGTTAATGCGTGCTCTCGGTATAGATATCGGTGGAACGATGATCAAGACAGCGATTGTAGATGAAAACGGAGTGATTTCCGAAAAAAAGCTCTATCCAACGCAGAGAAAGCTCAGAGAGCAGCTCGTGCAGATAGTTAAGGAAGAGCTCGCCGTCAGCAATCCCGAAGCGATCGGCATCGGTACGGCCGGCAGAGTCGATCCTCTCACGGGCGAGGTGAATCTGGCCACGGACAATTTGACCGGTTGGACAGGAGTACCCTTGAAGAGTTTCATACAGGAGGAGACCGGTGTCGTTACAGCCGTTTTAAACGATGCCAACGCTGCCGCTCTGGGCGAATGGTTCTCCAACCATCGCCGCACGGAAACGCTGGTCATGCTGACTGTGGGGACCGGTCTGGGCGGAGGAGTGGTGATAAACGGCGTTCCGCTACTGGGAAAGCGCGGCGAAGCCGCCGAATTCGGACATGTGGTTCTGCATCCCGGTGGAAGGCGCTGCAACTGCGGAAAGGCCGGGTGTGCCGAGCAATACGTCTCCATGAGACTCATTCACAGGCTGGTGACTGAGGTTACCGGTCGCGAGTTGGACAGGGTAACGCTTGTCGAGCAGTACATGAGTGGCGATCCGATAGTCGAGAAGGCCGTCGATACGGTCGCCGGCGATCTGGCGATCGTCATAGACTCGATCTTCCTGAGCTTCGATCCTGAGACTGTCGTTATAGGGGGCGGAATATGCGAGCTCGGCGATCGCTTCCTGCTGTCTCTCAGGGAGAAACTTGTCGCTCCCTCACAATTGTCT
This portion of the Mesotoga infera genome encodes:
- a CDS encoding DUF4127 family protein codes for the protein MFDKRVVFLPVDERFCTRDYFLLLARAANINVVTPPKSYLGAKKTPPDIRRLLKWLDETVLPGDYLVLSIDMLVHGGLIPSRMSIETLDTLKERLGLLERLKDRDVKIYATTTVTRTPFYNSAEEEPDYWQYFGQDMYDLSRLLARSFRGERVHRSVIEKMGKIPVHFVKDYLVRRVRNRKLVSLVIELVERGVLDFLNLVLDDNSKESISLAESEIHQARVDSLGIGSKVSIHAGADEATLSLLSRVLSESLGIVPAFEVRYSSPEYKELVPPYEGSPLHRGIYNHIEAAGGRVVEGEVDIVLLANNPEEGLDSPQQPSVPANTVPYERFFSDLKAAGRKIKGIADVKYTNGADNYLVKELLNSGLDWLETNYSAWNTAGNTLGTVCAHSIVQFLGQKGLLNLDRSKIKELQAIFFIEHWAFQSNVRQRLLVEAEKKGVRPWTVIPVESWAEEFVRKELEAFAPPVRRALEMDFEIERLFFPWHRSFELGLYVVAKR
- a CDS encoding N-acetylmannosamine-6-phosphate 2-epimerase; the encoded protein is MDLGKIEKKIIVSCQALEDEPLHGRGIMVLMAKAAIMGGASAIRANGTQDIEDIKAAFDIPLIGLNKRNIEGYRVYITPTSEDALAVLAAGADVVAIDCTLRKRPEPLDSIFFNIRREFPDRLIMADISDLKDAKAVLDLRPDFLATTLSGYTDDSSDKPKPDIELVKVLSREFDIPVVAEGNYWEPEQVVRAFEAGAFSVTVGSVITRPQLITRRFTSYLEEWKKNRFMSRAGGR
- a CDS encoding FAD-dependent oxidoreductase; translation: MLIGLKKDVVIVGAGISGVHAAIAAGRAGLDVLLVEREGSVGGISTLGLCNPFMRFWLDSGSLVGGIFEEILKDLARRGGLLANSFDSEIMKIIYFEKLKSAGVSLVLHSIPIGVESCDRQIQSVRFFSSQGSAFEVEARYFVDATGDATLSYMAGAEVFQGDENGANQAMTLMFTVSGIDYARVREDIRSNRENFFAWVNPDFEILSVAGYFEEIERARKGGYDRLHNYFFFIELPGSGRATVNTTHSFDKSAVDPFELSEAVTDCMAQTDQLMTFAREYVRGFEKAEIEKIATLMGVRESRRSRGLYVFSGEDVKAHRKFPDGVVRATYGIDVHNRSTQQVSEEERKAIPLYDDYYEIPLRSLISADLDNLAIIGRCFSSDFSGQSAARVMPTVAGMGQAIGQVLHRAISRGENLSEIAIDGR
- a CDS encoding PH domain-containing protein; its protein translation is MTEAFGFSLPTTVLLLNIGIVSFIGIICLIGYFKTRGWQRIFSTTLTGVLLVVFIFLFIIFPLSNNIRVDDNGVILNALPFGNKTIALNSAEIAGIIDWQESRDFEPTLKTNGASTGSYKVGWFKLRNGSKAFLMTARSKVFVFKSEDIYYLISPDELEKFSQAVFSRSQSL
- a CDS encoding ROK family protein, with amino-acid sequence MRALGIDIGGTMIKTAIVDENGVISEKKLYPTQRKLREQLVQIVKEELAVSNPEAIGIGTAGRVDPLTGEVNLATDNLTGWTGVPLKSFIQEETGVVTAVLNDANAAALGEWFSNHRRTETLVMLTVGTGLGGGVVINGVPLLGKRGEAAEFGHVVLHPGGRRCNCGKAGCAEQYVSMRLIHRLVTEVTGRELDRVTLVEQYMSGDPIVEKAVDTVAGDLAIVIDSIFLSFDPETVVIGGGICELGDRFLLSLREKLVAPSQLSLYSPENVVLSLSRNDSGIIGAAIFAMKSASRKQLRPTRRGRKRDYPAPE